The following proteins are encoded in a genomic region of Corylus avellana chromosome ca4, CavTom2PMs-1.0:
- the LOC132177784 gene encoding mitochondrial import receptor subunit TOM20, translated as MEFSQDDFDRLLLFEHTRKTAETNYAKNPLDAENLTKWGGALLELSQFQNVSDSKRMINDAITKLEEALVINPLKHDALWCLGNAHTSQAFLTPELDEAKGSFDKAHDCFQKAVDEDPTNDLYRKSLEVTAKAPELHMEIHKHGLGQQALGGGASASSNDKGSKKKKKSSDLKYDIFGWIILAVGIVAWVGMAKSHIPSPPPR; from the exons ATGGAGTTTTCTCAGGACGACTTCGATCGGCTCCTCCTGTTCGAGCACACTCGCAAAACTGCCGAAACCAACTACGCCAAGAACCCCCTTGACGCCGAG AATTTAACAAAGTGGGGAGGAGCATTGCTTGAGTTATCACAATTCCAAAATGTTTCTGATTCAAAGAGGATGATTAATG ATGCCATTACGAAGTTGGAGGAGGCTTTGGTAATCAATCCATTGAAACATGATGCTCTATGGTGCCTGGGAAATGCCCACACCTCTCAAGCGTTTCTCACTCCTGAACTTGACGAGGCAAAGGGTTCTTTTGATAAGGCGCATGACTGTTTCCAAAAGGCTGTAGATGAG GATCCTACTAATGACCTCTATCGCAAGTCCTTAGAAGTTACCGCTAAG GCGCCAGAGTTGCACATGGAGATCCACAAGCATGGGCTTGGTCAACAGGCTCTGGGCGGGGGAGCTTCTGCTTCTTCTAATGATAAG ggttccaagaagaagaagaagagtagtGATCTCAAATATGACATATTTGGATGGATTATCCTAGCAGTTGGAATTGTTGCATGGGTGGGAATGGCGAAATCCCACATCCCTTCACCTCCCCCAAGATAA
- the LOC132177781 gene encoding uncharacterized protein LOC132177781 has protein sequence MQTKTKNSRGTAGREHASPRVSRAQQKVSENVQAVEKKVKDLITSSARKQRLVGSLPKKKREPVVAANLNAKYELLRNESSDVCLGHDAINDASVDFKSCHEEPAHPIMETIFSPSFHMAKHAGEEIANGVDFVKYFRSGDRNQDREIEFSQVDALNVHIGQETSESIVGEENNYTENTVTSITFPVDMELDTKNSSENFNSQTLGDQMHTVCRNDVESCCNVDLEGAHLSSEVSAIYLAMKNSKLECVDEHGQDSMSTDVYAEDDQYEEFDEFDPYFFIKNLPDLSSVVPTFRPMLLPKQTRSCPPTTLVLDLDETLVHSTLEPCDDADFTFPVNFNLQEHTVYVRCRPYLRDFMERVSSLFEIIIFTASQSIYAEQLLNVLDPKRKVFRHRVYRESCVYVDGNYLKDLSVLGRDLARVIIIDNSPQAFGFQVDNGIPIESWFDDRSDKELLAVIPFLESLVGAEDVRPLIAKKFNLREKIAAAVCPPLNSIRDPFER, from the exons ATgcaaacaaagacaaaaaattcCAGAGGAACTGCTGGTCGGGAGCATGCCAGTCCCAGAGTTTCAAGAGCTCAGCAGAAGGTATCTGAAAATGTACAAGCTGTAGAAAAGAAAGTTAAAGACTTGATTACATCTTCAGCTAGAAAGCAGAGACTTG TTGGTTCTCTTCCCAAGAAGAAGCGGGAGCCTGTTGTGGCAGCAAACTTGAATGCTAAGTATGAGTTGTTGCGTAATGAGTCTTCTGATGTTTGTTTGGGGCATGATGCTATTAATGATGCTTCCGTGGATTTTAAG AGTTGCCATGAGGAACCTGCTCATCCCATTATGGAAACCATATTTTCTCCGTCGTTTCACATGGCTAAACATGCTGGGGAGGAAATCGCCAATGGAG TTGATTTTGTCAAATACTTTAGGAGTGGAGATCGAAATCAAGAtcgtgaaatagaattttcccaaGTTGATGCATTGAATGTTCATATTGGTCAAGAAACTTCTGAATCCATTGTTGGGGAAGAGAACAATTACACCGAGAATACAGTTACTTCAATAACATTCCCTGTTGATATGGAATTAGATACAAAAAATTCATCTGAAAATTTCAATTCACAGACCCTTGGTGATCAGATGCATACTGTATGTAGAAATGATGTAGAATCTTGTTGTAATGTGGATTTGGAGGGAGCACATCTTTCATCTGAAGTTTCAGCCATATATCTTGCCATGAAAAATTCTAAGCTTGAATGTGTTGATGAGCATGGTCAAGATTCTATGTCAACTGATGTTTATGCGGAGGATGATCAATATGAGGAATTTGATGAATTTGATCCttattttttcataaagaaCTTACCAGACTTGTCATCAGTTGTCCCAACTTTTCGCCCCATGCTACTACCGAAACAAACGCGGAGTTGCCCACCTACTACACTTGTTTTGGACTTGGATG AAACTTTGGTGCACTCGACACTTGAACCTTGTGACGATGCAGATTTCACTTTTCCAGTAAATTTTAACCTCCAGGAGCATACAGTATATGTTCGATGTCGTCCATATCTCAGAGATTTTATGGAGAGAGTTTCCAGCCTTTTTGAGATTATTATATTTACAGCTAGCCAAAGTATTTATGCAGAGCAGCTACTAAATGTGCTCGATCCGAAGAGGAAGGTATTTCGTCATCGTGTTTACCGCGAGTCCTGTGTTTATGTGGATGGTAATTACCTCAAAGATTTGTCAGTTCTTGGTCGTGATTTGGCACGTGTTATCATAATTGACAACTCTCCACAG GCATTTGGATTCCAAGTTGACAATGGAATACCCATTGAAAGCTGGTTTGATGATCGTTCGGATAAAGAACTGCTTGCAGTAATTCCATTTTTGGAGAGCTTGGTTGGAGCTGAAGATGTTCGGCCGTTGATTGCAAAGAAATTCAACCTTCGGGAGAAAATAGCGGCGGCTGTTTGTCCTCCTCTAAACTCAATCAGAGATCCTTTTGAAAGATGA
- the LOC132179231 gene encoding meiosis-specific protein ASY1 isoform X1, translated as MVVAQKVKEAEITEQDSLLLTRNLLRIAIFNISYIRGIFPEKYFNDKSVPALEMKIKKLMPMDAESRRLIDWMEKGVYDALQKKYLKTLLFCICETVDGPMIEEYAFSFSYSNSDSQEVSMTYNRTGNKKQGEAFKSNSATEVTPNQMRSSACKMVRTLVQLMRTLDMMPEERTILMKLLYYDDVTPAEYEPPFFRGCTEEEAHHPWTKNPLKMEVGNVNSKHLVLALKVKSVLDPCEDENEYIQDDEVSLGADSLQKDDYSESDSEVNHSEEDQYIVAPVDKHQKQEDNIGMVDEDDTQDPEENEQQLARVKDWINCVHLDSVELTDVLSNFPDISVVLTEEIMDKLVKEGVLSKTGRDRYTINKEKNSDYEFTMVKEEKDGQGIPIGGKGPQVEDHLYMKALNHALTMKYVTVAKLQSKLEGEANQSTVRKIITKLAQDGFVEAKGNRRLGKRVIYSERTKKKLQDMKKALNTEAMDMDNNEPHNNSGHGEIQTIENNYNDMSTCGALRSIGSDLTRMRVRSDVNQNGPIRSNNTISKTKEHGNTPTSRAQPVASRESFVPGYENGRANGNTNCCDEVDALIGSRSSQDRRSRKTSTVREPILQYVKRQKSQSQAA; from the exons ATG GTGGTTGCACAGAAAGTGAAGGAAGCTGAAATCACCGAGCAGGACTCGCTTCTTCTG ACGAGGAACCTGCTCCGCATTGCTATATTCAATATTAGCTATATCAGAGGCATATTCCCAGAGAAGTACTTCAATGATAAGTCTGTCCCTGCTTTAG AGATGAAGATCAAAAAACTCATGCCGATGGATGCAGAGTCTCGCAGGCTGATTGATTGGATGGAAAAAG GTGTATACGATGCATTGCAGAAGAAGTATCTGAAAACGCTTTTGTTCTGCATTTGTGAGACGGTAGACGGACCAATGATTGAGGAATACGCAT TTTCTTTCAGTTACTCAAATTCTGATAGCCAGGAGGTTTCAATGACTTACAATCGCACTGGAAACAAGAAACAAGGTGAAGCATTCAAGTCTAACTCCGCAACTGAAGTTACTCCAAATCAAATGAG GAGTTCTGCTTGTAAAATGGTTCGAACACTGGTTCAGTTGATGAGAACTCTGGATATGATGCCTGAAGAG cGTACGATTCTGATGAAACTCCTCTACTATGATGACGTAACG CCTGCGGAATATGAGCCTCCATTCTTCAGAGGTTGCACAGAAGAAGAAGCGCATCATCCATGGACCAAAAATCCTTTGAAAATGGAGGTTGGGAACGTGAATAGCAAGCATCTTGTATTGGCTCTCAAG GTAAAGAGTGTGCTCGATCCTTGTGAggatgaaaatgaatatattcAAGATGATGAAGTGAGCTTGGGAGCTGATTCTCTTCAAAAGGATGACTATTCCGAATCTGACAGTGAG GTTAACCATTCAGAAGAAGATCAATATATAGTTGCACCAGTCG ATAAACATCAAAAACAGGAAGATAACATTGGCATGGTTGATGAAG ATGATACTCAAGATCCAGAGGAAAATGAACAACAATTGGCCCGGGTAAAGGACTGGATCAACTGCGTTCACCTCGATTCAGTTGAACTTACTGATGTTCTCTCAAATTTCCCAGACATCTCAGTG GTTTTGACCGAAG AAATCATGGATAAGCTGGTTAAGGAGGGTGTTCTATCGAAAACTGGAAGGGACAGATACAccattaacaaggaaaag AACTCTGACTATGAATTCACAATggtgaaagaagaaaaggatgGTCAAGGAATCCCTATTGGTGGCAAAGGTCCCCAGGTCGAAGATCACTTGTACATGAAG GCTCTGAATCATGCTCTTACAATGAAATATGTTACCGTTGCAAAGCTTCAGAGCAAGCTCGAAGGAGAAGCTAACCAATCAACTGTGCgcaaaataataactaaattgGCTCAAGATGGTTTTGTTGAAGCCAAAGGCAACCGAAGGCTAG GTAAGCGAGTGATCTATTCTGAAAGGACTAAGAAAAAGCTCCAAGATATGAAGAAAGCCTTGAACACTGAGGCTATG GATATGGATAATAATGAACCACATAACAATTCCGGCCATGGGGAGATCCAGACAATAG AGAACAACTACAATGACATGTCCACTTGTGGTGCCCTGCGCTCGATTGGATCAGATCTTACACGCATGAGAGTGAGATCTGACGTGAATCAGAATGGCCCAATCAGGAGTAACAATACAATTTCAAAGACAAAGGAGCATGGAAACACTCCCACTAGTAGGGCCCAG CCAGTTGCTTCAAGAGAGAGTTTTGTGCCAGGATACGAGAACGGCAGAGCAAACGGAAACACAAATTGCTGTGATGAGGTGGATGCACTTATCGGCAGTAGGTCTAGTCAAGATAGGCGATCCAGAAAAACAAGCACG GTTAGGGAGCCTATTCTTCAATATGTGAAGCGCCAGAAATCTCAATCCCAGGCTGCCTGA
- the LOC132179231 gene encoding meiosis-specific protein ASY1 isoform X2, whose translation MVVAQKVKEAEITEQDSLLLTRNLLRIAIFNISYIRGIFPEKYFNDKSVPALEMKIKKLMPMDAESRRLIDWMEKGVYDALQKKYLKTLLFCICETVDGPMIEEYAFSFSYSNSDSQEVSMTYNRTGNKKQGEAFKSNSATEVTPNQMRSSACKMVRTLVQLMRTLDMMPEERTILMKLLYYDDVTPAEYEPPFFRGCTEEEAHHPWTKNPLKMEVGNVNSKHLVLALKVKSVLDPCEDENEYIQDDEVSLGADSLQKDDYSESDSEVNHSEEDQYIVAPVDKHQKQEDNIGMVDEDDTQDPEENEQQLARVKDWINCVHLDSVELTDVLSNFPDISVVLTEEIMDKLVKEGVLSKTGRDRYTINKEKNSDYEFTMVKEEKDGQGIPIGGKGPQVEDHLYMKALNHALTMKYVTVAKLQSKLEGEANQSTVRKIITKLAQDGFVEAKGNRRLGKRVIYSERTKKKLQDMKKALNTEAMDMDNNEPHNNSGHGEIQTIENNYNDMSTCGALRSIGSDLTRMRVRSDVNQNGPIRSNNTISKTKEHGNTPTSRAQLLQERVLCQDTRTAEQTETQIAVMRWMHLSAVGLVKIGDPEKQARLGSLFFNM comes from the exons ATG GTGGTTGCACAGAAAGTGAAGGAAGCTGAAATCACCGAGCAGGACTCGCTTCTTCTG ACGAGGAACCTGCTCCGCATTGCTATATTCAATATTAGCTATATCAGAGGCATATTCCCAGAGAAGTACTTCAATGATAAGTCTGTCCCTGCTTTAG AGATGAAGATCAAAAAACTCATGCCGATGGATGCAGAGTCTCGCAGGCTGATTGATTGGATGGAAAAAG GTGTATACGATGCATTGCAGAAGAAGTATCTGAAAACGCTTTTGTTCTGCATTTGTGAGACGGTAGACGGACCAATGATTGAGGAATACGCAT TTTCTTTCAGTTACTCAAATTCTGATAGCCAGGAGGTTTCAATGACTTACAATCGCACTGGAAACAAGAAACAAGGTGAAGCATTCAAGTCTAACTCCGCAACTGAAGTTACTCCAAATCAAATGAG GAGTTCTGCTTGTAAAATGGTTCGAACACTGGTTCAGTTGATGAGAACTCTGGATATGATGCCTGAAGAG cGTACGATTCTGATGAAACTCCTCTACTATGATGACGTAACG CCTGCGGAATATGAGCCTCCATTCTTCAGAGGTTGCACAGAAGAAGAAGCGCATCATCCATGGACCAAAAATCCTTTGAAAATGGAGGTTGGGAACGTGAATAGCAAGCATCTTGTATTGGCTCTCAAG GTAAAGAGTGTGCTCGATCCTTGTGAggatgaaaatgaatatattcAAGATGATGAAGTGAGCTTGGGAGCTGATTCTCTTCAAAAGGATGACTATTCCGAATCTGACAGTGAG GTTAACCATTCAGAAGAAGATCAATATATAGTTGCACCAGTCG ATAAACATCAAAAACAGGAAGATAACATTGGCATGGTTGATGAAG ATGATACTCAAGATCCAGAGGAAAATGAACAACAATTGGCCCGGGTAAAGGACTGGATCAACTGCGTTCACCTCGATTCAGTTGAACTTACTGATGTTCTCTCAAATTTCCCAGACATCTCAGTG GTTTTGACCGAAG AAATCATGGATAAGCTGGTTAAGGAGGGTGTTCTATCGAAAACTGGAAGGGACAGATACAccattaacaaggaaaag AACTCTGACTATGAATTCACAATggtgaaagaagaaaaggatgGTCAAGGAATCCCTATTGGTGGCAAAGGTCCCCAGGTCGAAGATCACTTGTACATGAAG GCTCTGAATCATGCTCTTACAATGAAATATGTTACCGTTGCAAAGCTTCAGAGCAAGCTCGAAGGAGAAGCTAACCAATCAACTGTGCgcaaaataataactaaattgGCTCAAGATGGTTTTGTTGAAGCCAAAGGCAACCGAAGGCTAG GTAAGCGAGTGATCTATTCTGAAAGGACTAAGAAAAAGCTCCAAGATATGAAGAAAGCCTTGAACACTGAGGCTATG GATATGGATAATAATGAACCACATAACAATTCCGGCCATGGGGAGATCCAGACAATAG AGAACAACTACAATGACATGTCCACTTGTGGTGCCCTGCGCTCGATTGGATCAGATCTTACACGCATGAGAGTGAGATCTGACGTGAATCAGAATGGCCCAATCAGGAGTAACAATACAATTTCAAAGACAAAGGAGCATGGAAACACTCCCACTAGTAGGGCCCAG TTGCTTCAAGAGAGAGTTTTGTGCCAGGATACGAGAACGGCAGAGCAAACGGAAACACAAATTGCTGTGATGAGGTGGATGCACTTATCGGCAGTAGGTCTAGTCAAGATAGGCGATCCAGAAAAACAAGCACG GTTAGGGAGCCTATTCTTCAATATGTGA
- the LOC132177783 gene encoding REF/SRPP-like protein At1g67360 produces MATEMETERKNQELKHLGFVRLAAIHALVCASSLYDYAKQNSGPLRSAVETVEGAVTAVVGPVYQKLKGVPDDLLVFFDNKVDEASHKFDEHAPPFAKHVVSKAHSLVQKASQKAQKLVNEAQTGGPRAAVHYAASEYKQFLVSQSVRMWVGLSQCPPFHTVTEKAVPAAANCSEKYNRVVKDMTQKGYPIFSYLPLVPVEEISKAVKKGESGKEGVAAASAGHKSDSSDSD; encoded by the exons ATGGCCACG GAGATGGAGACTGAAAGAAAGAACCAGGAACTGAAGCACCTAGGGTTCGTGAGGTTGGCGGCGATCCACGCGCTGGTGTGCGCCTCGAGTCTGTACGATTACGCGAAGCAGAACTCGGGGCCTCTGCGATCAGCCGTGGAGACCGTGGAGGGCGCCGTGACCGCCGTCGTGGGCCCAGTGTACCAGAAGCTCAAGGGCGTGCCCGATGATCTCCTTGTTTTCTTCGACAATAAG GTAGATGAAGCTTCGCACAAGTTTGATGAGCATGCTCCACCTTTCGCAAAGCATGTTGTGAGCAAAGCTCATAGTTTGGTTCAGAAGGCATCTCAAAAGGCTCAGAAGCTTGTAAATGAGGCTCAAACTGGGGGACCTCGTGCTGCTGTGCATTATGCTGCTTCAGAGTATAAGCAGTTCCTTGTGTCCCAAAGCGTCCGGATGTGGGTTGGGCTGAGCCAATGTCCACCCTTCCACACGGTGACAGAGAAGGCAGTGCCGGCAGCTGCCAACTGCTCAGAGAAGTACAATCGCGTGGTGAAGGACATGACCCAGAAGGGTTATCCCATCTTTAGCTATTTGCCTTTAGTTCCTGTTGAGGAGATATCCAAGGCAGTCAAGAAGGGAGAGAGTGGAAAGGAAGGAGTAGCAGCAGCATCTGCTGGACATAAATCAGATTCTTCTGATTCCGATTAA
- the LOC132177782 gene encoding F-box protein At1g67340, with protein sequence MRTRRGLCYPRVVGGGGDVYMSSEKTVVVKRRRDSAGDHMPCRKRNRKSPEVAGKCDLFDALPDDLVISILCKLSSSAGCPSDFINVLITCKRLNGLGLHSLVLSRASQRTLAIRAKNWSESAHRFLKLCADAGNVEACYTLGMIRFYCLQNRGSGASLMAKAAISSHAQALYSLAVIQFNGSGGSKNDKDLRAGVALCARAAFLGHIDALRELGHCLQDGYGVRQNITEGRRFLVQANTRELAAVVANAAAVGAPTRSLFTWNPHPLPHPHPRNVNCGGCPLLSDFGCNVPAPEAHPASRFLAEWFGSRAGSPGLVLRLCSHVGCGRPETRRHEFRRCSVCGTVNYCSRACQALDWKMRHKADCTPTERWVDDDGDGNGHANGDDGEGDGGVNGNNDDVMAES encoded by the exons ATGAGAACCAGGAGGGGGCTTTGTTACCCTAGAGTCGTTGGAGGGGGAGGAGACGTTTATATGTCGTCGGAGAAGACAGTAGTAGTGAAGAGGAGGAGAGATTCCGCCGGGGACCACATGCCTTGCCGCAAGAGGAACAGAAAATCGCCGGAGGTTGCCGGAAAGTGCGACTTGTTCGACGCCTTGCCGGACGATCTTGTCATTTCTATTCTCTGCAAACTCAGCTCCTCCGCCGGATGCCCCTCAGATTTCATCAACGTTCTGATAAC GTGCAAGAGATTAAACGGCTTAGGTCTCCATTCGCTAGTCTTATCCAGAGCTTCTCAGAGAACGCTCGCCATTAGAGCGAAGAACTGGTCCGAGTCCGCTCACCGCTTCTTGAAACTCTGCGCCGATGCCGGAAACGTCGAAGCCTGCTACACTCTCGGCATG ATTCGATTCTACTGTTTGCAAAACCGAGGGAGCGGAGCGTCGCTGATGGCCAAGGCGGCGATTAGTTCTCACGCGCAGGCGCTCTACTCGCTCGCCGTCATACAGTTCAACGGAAGCGGCGGCTCCAAGAACGACAAGGACCTCCGAGCCGGCGTGGCTCTGTGCGCGCGAGCCGCCTTCCTAGGGCACATCGACGCGCTGCGCGAGCTCGGCCACTGCCTCCAGGACGGCTACGGCGTGCGCCAGAACATCACGGAGGGGCGCCGATTCCTAGTCCAAGCCAACACCCGCGAGCTTGCCGCTGTGGTCGCCAACGCGGCGGCCGTGGGCGCCCCGACGCGCTCCTTGTTCACGTGGAACCCACACCCGCTCCCCCACCCTCATCCACGGAACGTGAACTGCGGGGGCTGTCCATTGCTGAGCGACTTCGGATGCAACGTGCCAGCGCCGGAGGCTCATCCGGCGAGCCGGTTCCTGGCGGAGTGGTTCGGGTCCCGTGCCGGGTCTCCGGGCCTGGTTCTGAGACTGTGTTCGCACGTGGGGTGCGGACGGCCTGAGACTAGGAGGCACGAGTTCCGTCGATGCTCGGTGTGTGGGACCGTGAACTACTGCTCACGCGCTTGCCAGGCGCTTGATTGGAAGATGCGCCACAAGGCGGACTGCACGCCCACTGAGCGGTGGGTGGATGATGACGGTGACGGGAACGGCCACGCTAATGGTGACGATGGTGAGGGCGATGGCGGAGTTAATGGGAACAACGATGACGTCATGGCTGAGAGTTAA